Proteins found in one Geomonas subterranea genomic segment:
- the hcp gene encoding hydroxylamine reductase: protein MASAMFCRQCEQAARGVGCDVMGNCGKNPDVSALLDLMIFGLQGVALYASKARELGQKDQEVDRFMLDGLFTRVTNVNFDPDDIARRLQNCYRMKEKAKQLYEDAYRQQKGSQAPQLSGEAAAWQPAGDTQALIAQGRQHGVRTWHQDENILSTVEILIYGLLGMGAFAWHAAEMEKEDEGIYEFIHRSLAKTTDPQATLEEFVGLSMECGKWNLRTMELLYDGHAELLQAPEPMKVNLGTRSGKGIVVSGHDLPMLEEILKQSEGKGINVYTHGEMLPANGYPGLRKYPHFAGHFGTAWQNQTRELPAFDGAIIFNTNCIQKPDAAYTDRLFTWGEVAWPGIPHLEGNDFSPVIDKALSLPDLPDNPGQEILVGFGHEAVFKVAGAVVDAVKNGAIRRFFLIGGCDGAKAGRNYFTELAEKVPRDCVILTLACGKNRFNRLEFGDIGGIPRLLDVGQCNDAYSAIRIAVALADAFQCEVNDLPLSMILSWYEQKAHVILLTLLHLGIKGIRLGPSLPAYVSPAVLDFLVQNYDLGPISTPDQDLQNALGQ from the coding sequence ATGGCAAGCGCGATGTTTTGTCGGCAATGTGAGCAGGCGGCCCGCGGGGTAGGGTGCGACGTGATGGGGAACTGCGGCAAGAACCCGGACGTCTCCGCCCTCTTGGACCTGATGATCTTCGGACTGCAAGGGGTGGCGCTCTACGCGAGCAAGGCGCGGGAGCTGGGGCAAAAGGACCAGGAAGTGGACCGTTTCATGCTGGACGGTCTCTTCACCCGGGTCACCAACGTCAACTTCGACCCGGACGACATCGCCCGGCGCCTGCAGAACTGCTACCGGATGAAGGAAAAGGCGAAGCAGCTCTACGAGGATGCCTACCGTCAGCAAAAAGGGAGCCAGGCGCCGCAACTCTCCGGGGAGGCGGCCGCCTGGCAGCCGGCTGGGGACACCCAGGCGCTCATCGCCCAGGGGCGGCAGCACGGCGTCCGCACCTGGCACCAGGACGAGAACATCCTTTCAACCGTCGAGATCCTCATCTACGGCCTGCTCGGGATGGGCGCCTTCGCCTGGCATGCCGCGGAGATGGAAAAGGAGGACGAGGGGATCTACGAGTTCATCCACCGCTCCCTGGCCAAAACCACCGACCCGCAGGCGACCCTTGAGGAATTCGTCGGCCTCTCCATGGAGTGCGGCAAATGGAACCTGCGCACCATGGAGCTCCTCTACGACGGGCATGCCGAGCTGCTGCAGGCGCCGGAACCGATGAAGGTGAACCTGGGAACCCGTAGCGGCAAGGGGATCGTGGTTTCCGGGCACGACCTCCCCATGCTGGAGGAGATCCTCAAACAGAGCGAGGGGAAGGGGATCAACGTCTACACCCACGGCGAAATGCTCCCCGCCAACGGCTACCCCGGCCTCAGGAAGTACCCCCACTTCGCCGGCCACTTCGGCACCGCATGGCAGAACCAGACCCGCGAGCTCCCCGCGTTCGACGGGGCCATCATCTTCAACACCAACTGCATCCAGAAGCCCGACGCCGCCTACACGGACCGCCTCTTCACCTGGGGGGAGGTGGCCTGGCCGGGCATTCCCCACCTGGAAGGCAACGATTTCTCACCGGTGATCGACAAGGCGCTGAGCCTCCCCGACCTCCCGGACAACCCCGGGCAGGAGATCCTGGTCGGGTTCGGACACGAGGCGGTGTTCAAGGTGGCGGGCGCCGTGGTGGACGCGGTGAAAAACGGCGCCATCCGCCGCTTCTTCCTGATCGGCGGCTGCGACGGGGCGAAGGCCGGGCGCAACTACTTCACGGAACTCGCGGAGAAGGTGCCCAGGGACTGCGTAATACTCACGCTTGCCTGCGGCAAGAACCGCTTCAACCGTCTTGAATTCGGGGACATCGGCGGCATACCGCGCCTGCTCGACGTGGGGCAGTGCAACGACGCCTACTCCGCCATCCGCATCGCCGTCGCCCTGGCGGATGCCTTCCAGTGCGAGGTCAACGACCTGCCGCTCTCCATGATCCTTTCCTGGTACGAGCAGAAGGCCCACGTGATACTCCTCACTCTGCTGCACCTGGGGATCAAGGGGATCCGCCTCGGCCCCTCTCTCCCGGCCTACGTGTCGCCGGCGGTCCTCGACTTCCTGGTACAGAACTACGACCTCGGTCCCATCTCAACGCCGGACCAGGACCTGCAAAACGCGCTGGGACAGTGA
- a CDS encoding S8 family serine peptidase — protein sequence MRPVFGMKSLTLLIIFLSCTVAHGGFDSKSAPGNRKGDGRYSLLDPSKPKAQHPKYKSDELLVKFKAGTSGQNSKSVHGRRGGTVVREFPRLRLHHVKLKKGMSVEEALKQYRGEPEVEYAEPNFLYSVLQQPNDPRFMEQWALRNTGQTGGTPGADINATAAWDLATGSSDVVVAIIDTGIDHTHADLSANVWTGGGLDVVNQDSSPFDDHGHGTHVAGIIGARGNNGLGVAGLNWNVKLTACKFLGANGAGDTAGAVQCLEHIKALKDAGANIVATNNSWGGGAYSQALYDAIDAQRDILFVAAAGNDSTDIDSTPSYPARYDLPNVIAVAATDHNDGEAYFSNYGSHSVHVGAPGVDILSTLPAVNTWNISGGYGTLSGTSMAAPHVSGLAALLKAQQPARDWREIRNLILAGGDKVSSLTEDTLTGRRISALGALSCSDKPLLIPLQYPDYFPFTSGTYTLSALSINCGSPAGAVTVTTSVGDSVTLHDDGVFPDLIAGDGIFTASWATPLYFMPKPVHYLKFSSPAGVAFVPSLNVSSYLPEGNLNHVYRQYVQAAGGTAPYTWSLSSGTLPDGLTLNGGSGEISGFPGNPGSYPFGITVTDAEGRNSTKQYSVRVTSDQVIEERAMTSRAPTNSFPFAVSVDGEGNTYLAGGVENGAQGDYLTVKFGPSGSPLWSQSYHNGNDEWARGVALDSGGSVYVTGGVHDPTSVIDFFTDVPFATIKYTPQGDQLWNRTFGDGKVDTATGVVVDAAGNAYVAGYNTYGYPYLHDALLVKYDAAGNQLWSTSLHAADVDRIFSVALDGSGNVYLGGTSGVHGADGWYRYQYQTLKYSPDGTLLWSRNYSEATGSDWWIATAVAAGADGSVYVSGEGLRLVKYTPQGEFVWSKVVPVNGVNGHELTIRSLAVGKKGQIYAAGSFYTGSGTGYAIAKLDAAGTILWTKEITGSTKGYIIIALTLDNNDALYVSRPFDRGMLVSVYTEPLVVEPLPVAVKGKPYSRSLPVKGGAAPYTASLAAGALPPGLAIDAATQAITGTPTASGTFPFTLQLRDASGTHNLAETVLRVHEPLELAYTDNGTGRVDFSSGASCSGPCSLSFEPGTVVTMSASAGFDSVFTGWGGACSGTGGCTVTMNGTREVGVGFKKLTTTLTLNRPHGTGSGTVQLSPGIPCTGSCSQIYDFGTEVTLTATPAAGSVFAGWGGACTGVAACTLAMTTERLVFAKFQPAGPDLPLIASGNWSGAVLRGDGTLSTWGDNVDGALGDGTAGYRMTATANPVLTGGISVDAYNHTLALKDDGTVWSWGKNDYGQLGDGTLVNQPAPHQVSGLTGMVGISAGYWHSAAVKSDGTVWGWGSNSTGAMGDGTTAQRLTPVHAGITGVAAVSTGTGYTLALKNDGTVWGWGFNLSGQLGDNTLTNRLSPVQTNSLTGVVAVSAGSSHAVALKSDGTVWTWGDGASGKLGTGSTATSKVPAKVTTLSGVVAIATGDSHTLALKSDGTVWAWGYNPFGEIGDGTTTTQRNTPVQVAGLSGVVRIAAGPNHSYAVKNDGTVWGWGDNTRGSLGTGVDGRQYAPYRVPITAATLGSDFTASATSAPAPLAVTFSDLSTGAPTSWLWNFGDGSTATAKNPVHVYTSPGGYTVSLTATSQTGSSTKTKANYISVLTCTNPPVRIQAAPLVLFADPAAAFLQAMDDDVIQLQGVGFTGDLSFDREIRVRLQGGYDCAYNSRDGSAALSGKLKVSMGTVRLDGIRLK from the coding sequence ATGCGACCGGTCTTCGGAATGAAGAGCCTTACGCTTCTCATCATCTTTCTCAGCTGTACCGTCGCCCATGGGGGCTTTGACAGCAAGTCCGCGCCGGGGAACCGAAAAGGTGACGGCAGGTATTCCCTGCTGGACCCCTCTAAACCAAAGGCGCAGCACCCGAAATACAAAAGCGACGAACTGCTGGTCAAATTCAAGGCGGGTACGTCCGGACAAAATAGCAAAAGCGTGCACGGCAGGCGGGGAGGGACCGTCGTCAGGGAGTTTCCCCGGTTGCGCCTGCATCACGTGAAGCTGAAAAAGGGGATGAGCGTCGAGGAGGCGCTGAAGCAGTACCGGGGGGAGCCCGAGGTGGAGTACGCGGAACCGAACTTCCTGTACTCGGTCCTGCAGCAGCCCAACGACCCGAGGTTCATGGAGCAGTGGGCGCTGCGGAACACGGGGCAGACCGGAGGCACGCCGGGAGCCGACATAAATGCGACAGCCGCCTGGGACCTGGCCACGGGGAGCAGTGACGTGGTTGTGGCCATCATCGATACCGGCATCGACCACACCCATGCCGACCTCTCGGCCAACGTCTGGACCGGCGGCGGCCTGGACGTCGTGAACCAGGACTCCAGCCCATTCGATGACCACGGCCACGGCACCCATGTCGCCGGCATCATCGGTGCGCGCGGCAACAACGGTCTGGGCGTGGCCGGGCTCAACTGGAACGTGAAGCTCACCGCCTGCAAATTCCTGGGGGCCAATGGGGCCGGCGACACCGCCGGCGCGGTCCAGTGCCTGGAACACATCAAGGCGCTCAAGGACGCAGGCGCCAACATCGTGGCAACCAACAACAGCTGGGGGGGCGGTGCCTACTCCCAGGCGCTTTACGACGCCATCGACGCGCAGCGCGACATCCTTTTCGTCGCTGCTGCCGGAAACGACAGTACCGACATCGACAGCACCCCCAGCTACCCGGCGCGTTACGACCTTCCCAACGTCATCGCGGTGGCGGCGACCGATCACAACGATGGCGAAGCTTATTTCTCGAACTACGGGAGCCATTCCGTTCACGTCGGGGCGCCCGGGGTCGATATCCTGAGCACCCTCCCTGCCGTCAACACCTGGAACATCTCCGGCGGCTACGGAACGCTCTCCGGCACCTCGATGGCTGCGCCGCACGTATCCGGCCTCGCCGCCCTGCTCAAGGCGCAGCAGCCGGCCCGGGATTGGCGCGAGATCCGTAACCTCATTCTCGCCGGTGGCGACAAGGTCTCCTCCTTGACGGAGGACACCCTGACCGGCCGGCGCATCAGCGCCCTGGGGGCCCTCAGTTGCAGTGACAAGCCGCTGCTGATCCCCCTGCAGTACCCGGACTACTTCCCCTTTACCTCCGGCACCTACACGCTCTCCGCGCTGAGCATCAACTGCGGCAGTCCCGCAGGGGCGGTGACGGTGACCACTTCGGTGGGAGATAGCGTCACGCTCCACGATGACGGCGTCTTCCCCGACCTCATCGCCGGCGACGGCATCTTCACCGCCTCGTGGGCCACCCCCCTCTACTTCATGCCCAAGCCGGTGCACTACCTGAAGTTCTCATCGCCCGCCGGAGTGGCCTTCGTCCCCTCGCTGAACGTTTCCAGCTACCTCCCCGAGGGGAACCTGAACCACGTCTACCGGCAGTACGTTCAAGCCGCCGGCGGCACCGCTCCCTACACCTGGTCGCTCAGTTCCGGAACTCTTCCCGACGGCCTTACCTTGAACGGCGGCAGCGGCGAGATATCAGGATTCCCGGGAAACCCGGGCAGCTATCCCTTTGGTATCACCGTTACCGACGCGGAAGGGCGCAACAGTACCAAGCAGTACTCAGTCCGTGTAACCAGCGACCAGGTCATCGAGGAGCGCGCCATGACCAGCCGCGCCCCCACGAACAGCTTCCCGTTCGCGGTGTCCGTGGATGGAGAAGGCAACACCTACCTGGCCGGCGGAGTGGAAAACGGCGCACAGGGGGATTACCTTACCGTGAAATTCGGTCCCTCGGGTTCACCGCTTTGGAGCCAGAGCTACCACAACGGTAACGACGAGTGGGCCCGGGGGGTGGCGCTGGACAGTGGCGGTAGCGTCTACGTCACCGGCGGTGTTCACGACCCGACCTCCGTCATAGACTTCTTTACCGACGTCCCCTTCGCCACGATCAAGTACACCCCGCAGGGGGACCAGCTCTGGAACCGCACCTTCGGCGACGGGAAGGTGGACACCGCCACGGGGGTCGTCGTCGACGCGGCCGGCAACGCCTATGTCGCGGGATACAACACCTACGGATACCCTTACCTTCACGACGCACTGCTGGTTAAGTACGATGCCGCAGGGAACCAGCTCTGGTCGACCAGCCTTCATGCCGCCGATGTCGACCGCATCTTCTCGGTCGCCCTGGACGGCTCCGGAAACGTCTACCTGGGCGGCACCAGCGGCGTTCACGGCGCGGACGGCTGGTACCGGTACCAGTACCAGACCTTGAAGTACAGCCCGGACGGAACGCTGCTCTGGTCCAGAAATTACAGCGAAGCGACCGGTAGTGACTGGTGGATCGCGACTGCGGTAGCTGCGGGCGCAGATGGTTCGGTGTATGTGTCTGGCGAGGGGCTGCGCCTGGTGAAGTACACCCCACAGGGGGAGTTTGTCTGGTCCAAGGTGGTTCCGGTGAACGGCGTGAACGGACACGAGCTGACCATCAGGAGTCTTGCCGTCGGGAAGAAGGGGCAGATCTACGCTGCAGGGAGTTTTTACACCGGATCCGGGACGGGGTATGCCATAGCCAAGCTGGACGCGGCCGGCACCATCCTTTGGACCAAGGAGATAACCGGCAGCACCAAGGGCTACATCATCATAGCTTTAACCCTCGACAACAACGATGCGCTCTACGTTTCCCGTCCCTTTGACCGGGGCATGCTTGTCAGCGTCTACACCGAGCCGCTGGTCGTGGAGCCCCTTCCGGTGGCGGTGAAGGGGAAGCCGTACAGCCGGAGCCTGCCGGTAAAAGGAGGCGCGGCTCCCTACACGGCCTCCCTGGCGGCCGGGGCACTGCCGCCAGGGCTCGCAATCGACGCGGCTACCCAGGCGATCACCGGCACCCCGACCGCCAGCGGCACCTTCCCGTTCACGCTACAACTGCGCGACGCGTCGGGTACCCATAATCTGGCCGAGACGGTGCTCCGCGTCCACGAGCCGCTGGAGCTCGCCTACACCGACAACGGGACCGGCAGGGTCGACTTCTCCAGCGGCGCAAGCTGTTCCGGCCCGTGCAGCCTTTCCTTCGAGCCGGGCACCGTGGTCACCATGAGCGCTTCAGCCGGCTTTGATTCCGTCTTCACCGGCTGGGGCGGTGCCTGCTCCGGTACCGGTGGCTGCACGGTGACCATGAACGGCACCAGGGAAGTGGGCGTCGGATTTAAAAAGCTGACCACCACGCTCACCCTGAATCGCCCCCACGGAACCGGTTCGGGAACGGTCCAGCTCTCGCCTGGAATCCCGTGCACTGGCAGCTGCTCCCAGATCTACGACTTCGGCACGGAAGTGACCCTGACGGCTACCCCAGCAGCCGGCTCGGTGTTTGCGGGATGGGGTGGGGCCTGCACCGGGGTGGCGGCATGCACCCTGGCCATGACCACGGAACGCCTGGTGTTTGCGAAATTCCAGCCTGCGGGCCCGGACCTGCCGCTCATCGCCAGCGGGAATTGGTCCGGCGCCGTGCTCAGGGGGGACGGCACACTCTCCACCTGGGGCGACAACGTTGACGGCGCCCTGGGCGACGGCACCGCCGGATACCGCATGACGGCGACCGCCAACCCCGTCTTAACAGGGGGGATTTCCGTGGATGCCTACAACCATACACTGGCGCTGAAAGATGACGGAACGGTCTGGAGCTGGGGCAAGAACGATTACGGGCAATTAGGCGACGGCACCCTCGTCAATCAGCCTGCTCCGCACCAGGTGTCGGGGCTAACGGGCATGGTCGGCATTTCCGCGGGCTACTGGCACAGCGCCGCGGTCAAGAGCGACGGCACGGTCTGGGGGTGGGGAAGCAACAGTACCGGCGCCATGGGTGACGGCACCACGGCCCAGCGCCTGACGCCGGTTCACGCAGGCATCACGGGGGTGGCGGCTGTTTCTACCGGGACCGGGTACACCCTGGCTTTGAAAAACGACGGCACGGTCTGGGGGTGGGGATTCAACTTGTCCGGCCAGCTTGGCGATAACACCCTCACCAACCGCTTGAGCCCGGTACAGACCAACTCGCTGACCGGAGTGGTAGCGGTCTCGGCTGGTTCGTCACACGCGGTAGCTCTCAAGAGCGACGGGACCGTCTGGACCTGGGGCGACGGTGCCTCGGGGAAGCTCGGTACCGGCTCCACAGCCACCAGCAAGGTGCCCGCGAAGGTCACCACCCTTTCAGGAGTCGTTGCCATAGCGACGGGGGATTCCCACACTCTCGCACTTAAGTCCGACGGCACCGTCTGGGCCTGGGGGTACAACCCCTTCGGCGAGATCGGCGACGGCACCACCACGACCCAGCGCAACACGCCGGTCCAGGTAGCCGGCCTGTCGGGGGTGGTGCGTATCGCTGCCGGCCCCAACCATTCCTACGCCGTCAAGAATGACGGCACCGTCTGGGGGTGGGGCGACAACACCCGCGGCTCTCTCGGGACCGGTGTGGACGGACGCCAGTATGCCCCATACCGGGTGCCCATTACGGCCGCGACCCTCGGCAGCGATTTCACCGCTTCCGCAACTTCGGCGCCGGCGCCGCTGGCCGTCACCTTCTCCGACCTCTCGACCGGGGCCCCCACCTCGTGGCTTTGGAACTTCGGCGACGGCTCCACCGCTACCGCCAAAAATCCGGTCCATGTCTACACGAGCCCGGGCGGTTACACCGTTTCCCTGACCGCGACCAGCCAGACCGGTTCGTCGACGAAAACGAAAGCGAATTACATCAGCGTCCTTACCTGCACCAATCCGCCGGTGCGGATCCAGGCCGCCCCCCTCGTCCTCTTCGCCGATCCGGCGGCCGCTTTCTTACAGGCCATGGATGACGACGTCATCCAGCTCCAGGGTGTTGGTTTCACCGGCGACCTGAGCTTTGACAGGGAGATCAGGGTGCGTTTGCAGGGAGGCTACGACTGTGCCTACAACTCCAGGGACGGGAGTGCCGCTCTCTCTGGAAAACTGAAGGTGAGCATGGGGACCGTGAGGCTGGACGGGATCAGGCTTAAATGA
- a CDS encoding CsbD family protein: MRSSTRDTSKGILHETKGKVKETTGKIFGNVSLEAEGKAEKIAGKVQKHAGKAEKNIEEDLDVKETRRGKY; this comes from the coding sequence ATGAGATCCAGCACAAGGGATACATCAAAGGGTATACTTCATGAAACAAAGGGCAAAGTGAAGGAAACTACCGGCAAGATCTTCGGCAACGTTTCGCTGGAAGCCGAAGGCAAAGCGGAGAAAATAGCCGGTAAGGTGCAAAAACACGCCGGCAAGGCGGAAAAAAACATCGAAGAAGACCTCGATGTGAAGGAAACCCGTCGCGGCAAATACTAA
- a CDS encoding hybrid sensor histidine kinase/response regulator, with product MPPLLKQQRPLLLLILMAAGLAGNYFKFTLFLNIDFLFGSIFAMLALQALGWGRGVLAAVVIGSYTYFLWNHPYATIILVAETALVGFLMQRRRLGLIVADGLYWTLLGMPLVFLFYHVVMQVPLSNTYIVMTKQAINGIANAIVARLIFTGFALSTRSVRISFAEIIATLLACFVLAPSLILLAIGCRSEFTETDRTIRQGLLQDIGREAKRLETWVDNRREPVVQLAVTAASHSPQQVQPLLEQATKNDQNFRRMGLLDRDATTTAFWPLVDDMGQNCIGKNFADRPFIPQMKQTLKPRLTEVVMGRVGTPAPAVSAVAPVVRNGRYDGYVIGVLSLQQVKEQLDKVSTNSDMLYTLLDKNGRVIMSNRPGQQVMTALQRGDGTFSSLDGGISQWVPVAARNVPVSERWKKSFYVAEATIGDLAEWKLILEQPVAPFQKRLNDSYTGKLAILFVILLLSLALAELLSRRIMATLEDLRRITSDVPSKLASGGSVTWPESAITETSDLIANFKEMSGSIEQYLAELKQLNDSLEQRVEERTRQVERLASEQRTILSTMPLGACLIMDRKIHMTNPAFDRIMGFKPGETLGRDTSMLYADPGWYQRVGESGYLALEEGEIYSSDVQMRRKDGSRIWCNIVGQMVNPGVPADGSIWIFQDITERKAMESQLRASESHYRLLTEDVADVVWKLDGEFRFAYISPADEKLRGFPAAEVLGHTIFEQTTEACHDAITAAMESHGVDQAACTSLEIQQRCKDGSLIWTEVSITPERDGDRAVTGYHGITRDITQRKQAVQLEQQLLHAQKLESLGVLAGGIAHDFNNILMAIVGNADLALMRTPEGSAVADNLHRIQDSAARAADLTKQMLAYSGKGKFVVQTVDLNRLIEELVHLLEVSISKKVTLTLDLHRPLPLTDADPTQLRQIVMNLVINASEAIGDATGHIVIATGCAEGKQLRLQGGQQEAELSDAPYIYLMVSDNGCGMDPETQARLFDPFFTTKFTGRGLGMAAVQGIVKGHKGAISIDSKPGQGTIFKVFLPAGAPATTLVQTGSTAAAQSHGSGTVLLVDDEENVRSVGTLMLRHLGYTVLQARDGLEALKIFKETQGITFVLLDLVMPRMDGRECLRELRRLAPDVPVIMSSGYNEQELAREFGDIVPEGFLQKPYDVAALRETVARSLPGEGVTA from the coding sequence GTGCCGCCACTCCTCAAGCAACAGCGCCCCCTTCTGCTGTTAATCCTAATGGCCGCCGGTCTTGCCGGCAACTACTTCAAGTTCACCCTATTCCTCAACATAGACTTTCTCTTCGGCAGCATCTTCGCGATGCTGGCCCTCCAGGCCCTGGGCTGGGGCCGCGGCGTCCTCGCGGCAGTGGTCATCGGCAGCTACACCTACTTCCTGTGGAACCACCCCTACGCCACCATCATCCTCGTAGCCGAGACCGCGCTGGTCGGGTTCCTGATGCAGCGGCGCCGTCTGGGCCTGATCGTCGCGGACGGGCTGTACTGGACCCTCCTCGGCATGCCGCTGGTCTTCCTTTTTTACCACGTGGTGATGCAGGTCCCCTTGAGCAACACCTACATCGTCATGACCAAGCAGGCGATCAACGGCATCGCCAACGCCATCGTGGCCCGGCTCATTTTCACCGGTTTCGCCCTGAGCACGAGGTCGGTTCGCATCTCGTTCGCGGAGATCATCGCCACGCTGCTGGCCTGCTTCGTCCTGGCCCCGTCCCTGATACTGCTGGCCATCGGCTGCCGCAGCGAATTCACCGAGACGGATCGCACGATCCGGCAGGGGCTGCTGCAAGATATAGGGAGGGAGGCGAAGCGCTTGGAGACCTGGGTCGACAACCGGAGGGAGCCGGTCGTGCAGCTTGCCGTGACGGCAGCCTCCCACTCTCCCCAACAGGTACAGCCTCTCCTTGAGCAGGCCACCAAAAACGACCAGAATTTCAGGCGCATGGGACTCCTCGACCGTGATGCGACGACCACCGCCTTCTGGCCCTTGGTGGACGACATGGGGCAGAACTGCATCGGCAAGAATTTTGCCGACCGTCCTTTCATCCCCCAAATGAAACAGACGCTAAAGCCGAGGCTCACGGAAGTGGTAATGGGACGGGTGGGGACGCCCGCGCCGGCTGTTTCCGCAGTAGCCCCCGTGGTGAGGAACGGCCGTTACGACGGCTACGTTATCGGCGTACTGAGCCTGCAGCAGGTCAAGGAACAGTTGGACAAGGTTTCAACCAACAGCGACATGCTTTACACGCTGCTGGACAAAAACGGCAGGGTCATCATGAGCAACCGGCCCGGGCAGCAGGTCATGACCGCGCTGCAAAGGGGTGACGGAACCTTCAGTAGCCTCGACGGGGGGATAAGCCAGTGGGTGCCGGTCGCGGCCCGGAACGTCCCGGTATCGGAACGGTGGAAGAAATCCTTCTACGTCGCCGAGGCTACCATCGGCGACCTCGCTGAATGGAAGCTGATCCTGGAGCAGCCGGTGGCCCCGTTCCAAAAGCGGCTCAACGACAGCTACACCGGAAAACTCGCCATACTATTCGTCATACTTCTCCTGTCGCTCGCGCTCGCCGAACTGTTGAGCCGACGCATCATGGCAACCCTCGAAGACCTGCGCAGGATCACCAGCGACGTCCCGTCGAAGCTGGCATCCGGCGGGAGCGTCACCTGGCCTGAGAGCGCCATCACCGAAACCAGCGACCTGATCGCCAACTTCAAGGAGATGAGCGGCAGCATCGAGCAGTACCTGGCGGAGCTCAAGCAACTGAACGACTCCCTGGAACAACGGGTCGAGGAACGGACCCGTCAGGTGGAGAGGCTTGCGAGCGAGCAGCGCACCATCCTGAGCACCATGCCCCTGGGCGCCTGCCTGATCATGGACCGGAAGATCCACATGACCAACCCCGCCTTCGACAGGATCATGGGGTTCAAACCGGGTGAGACGTTGGGCAGGGACACATCGATGCTGTACGCGGACCCGGGGTGGTACCAGCGGGTGGGAGAATCGGGATACCTGGCGCTCGAGGAGGGGGAAATCTACAGCTCGGATGTCCAGATGAGGCGCAAGGACGGGTCGCGGATCTGGTGCAACATCGTAGGGCAGATGGTCAACCCGGGCGTGCCGGCGGACGGGTCCATCTGGATCTTTCAAGACATCACGGAGCGAAAGGCGATGGAATCGCAACTGCGCGCCAGCGAGAGCCACTACCGCCTGCTCACCGAGGACGTGGCCGACGTGGTCTGGAAACTCGACGGGGAGTTCCGCTTCGCCTACATAAGCCCCGCCGACGAGAAGCTGCGCGGGTTCCCGGCGGCAGAGGTCCTTGGTCACACCATCTTCGAGCAGACCACCGAGGCGTGCCATGACGCCATAACCGCGGCGATGGAATCGCACGGCGTTGACCAGGCGGCCTGCACCTCCCTCGAGATCCAGCAGCGTTGCAAGGACGGGTCCCTGATCTGGACCGAGGTATCGATCACTCCGGAGCGCGACGGAGACCGGGCGGTAACGGGGTACCACGGCATCACCAGGGACATCACGCAAAGAAAGCAGGCGGTCCAGCTCGAGCAGCAGTTGCTGCACGCCCAGAAACTTGAAAGCCTCGGGGTGCTGGCCGGCGGCATCGCCCACGACTTCAACAACATCCTCATGGCCATAGTGGGGAACGCGGATCTGGCGCTGATGCGCACGCCCGAGGGATCGGCCGTGGCCGACAACCTGCACCGGATCCAGGATTCGGCCGCCCGGGCGGCGGACCTGACAAAGCAGATGCTCGCCTACTCGGGCAAGGGGAAGTTCGTCGTGCAGACGGTGGACCTGAACCGGCTCATCGAAGAGCTGGTGCACCTGTTGGAGGTCTCGATCTCCAAGAAGGTCACACTGACCCTCGACCTGCACCGGCCGCTGCCGCTCACCGACGCCGACCCGACGCAACTGCGCCAAATCGTCATGAACCTGGTGATAAATGCCTCCGAAGCGATAGGGGACGCCACCGGGCACATCGTCATTGCGACCGGCTGCGCGGAAGGCAAACAGCTACGGCTGCAAGGGGGGCAGCAGGAGGCGGAACTGAGCGACGCCCCTTACATCTACCTGATGGTATCCGACAACGGCTGCGGCATGGACCCGGAGACGCAGGCGAGGCTCTTCGACCCGTTTTTCACCACGAAGTTCACAGGACGGGGACTGGGGATGGCAGCGGTACAGGGGATCGTGAAGGGCCACAAGGGGGCCATCAGCATCGACAGCAAGCCGGGCCAGGGGACGATCTTCAAGGTCTTCCTACCGGCCGGAGCCCCTGCCACGACGCTAGTTCAAACCGGCTCAACCGCAGCGGCGCAATCTCATGGCAGCGGGACCGTGCTGCTGGTGGACGACGAGGAGAACGTGCGCAGCGTCGGAACCCTGATGCTGAGGCACCTGGGATACACCGTACTGCAGGCCAGGGACGGGCTGGAAGCGCTGAAGATCTTCAAGGAGACACAGGGGATAACGTTCGTGCTCCTTGACCTGGTCATGCCCCGGATGGACGGCAGGGAGTGCCTGCGCGAGTTGCGCCGGCTTGCGCCTGACGTCCCCGTGATCATGTCCAGCGGTTATAATGAGCAGGAACTGGCGAGGGAATTCGGCGACATCGTCCCCGAGGGGTTCCTGCAAAAACCCTACGACGTGGCCGCCCTACGGGAAACGGTGGCGAGATCGTTGCCGGGGGAGGGTGTCACAGCCTGA